The Pedobacter mucosus genome window below encodes:
- a CDS encoding response regulator transcription factor codes for MNTPIKVLLADDHVIVRNGIISLLEKESSIEVIAEVSNGQEVIEFLKDGNIPDVILTDVNMPIMNGLELTIMVKANYPTVKVLMLTILDQENYIIQSFEAGASGYLLKNVNIAEIIFAINQLYLGYNYICTSIGMNFLVSSKARFSVLAKTSKTDVHISKREIDILRLIAEGYTNSEIADKLYTSKRTIEGNRQSLLDKTGKKNTAALINFVVRNGLID; via the coding sequence TTGAATACGCCAATAAAAGTATTACTCGCTGATGATCACGTAATTGTTCGTAATGGAATCATTTCCTTACTTGAAAAAGAATCTTCTATTGAAGTAATTGCTGAAGTATCAAACGGACAAGAGGTAATTGAATTTTTAAAGGATGGTAATATACCTGACGTCATCTTGACAGATGTTAATATGCCAATAATGAATGGTCTTGAATTAACAATAATGGTTAAAGCAAACTATCCTACAGTCAAAGTTTTGATGCTAACCATACTAGATCAGGAAAACTATATTATCCAATCTTTTGAAGCTGGTGCCTCAGGTTATTTATTGAAAAATGTTAACATTGCTGAAATCATTTTTGCAATAAACCAACTCTATCTTGGCTATAATTACATTTGTACCAGTATAGGAATGAACTTTTTAGTTTCTTCTAAGGCAAGATTCTCAGTTTTAGCTAAAACCTCTAAAACGGACGTGCATATTTCTAAGCGTGAAATAGATATTTTAAGGCTAATAGCAGAAGGTTACACCAATAGTGAGATTGCTGATAAATTATATACAAGTAAACGCACAATAGAGGGAAATAGACAAAGTTTACTGGATAAGACAGGCAAGAAAAATACTGCAGCATTAATTAATTTCGTAGTAAGAAACGGATTAATTGATTAA
- a CDS encoding prephenate dehydrogenase: MQIGIIGLGDMGKLYALSFVNAGYKVCGADMPLRFADLKAELEPNGIEVLIDGHEVARKSDFIIYCVEAEKIDEVVANFARSTKYGAIVSGQTSVKHPEIKAFEKYLPLDTQIVTCHSLHGPAFSPEGQTLVVVRHRASDEIYQQALEVYKSLKSNIIEMDDFREHDRIVADTQAVTHMGFESMGSAWKNAGFFPWDNPAYSGGIDNVKILTTLRIFSYKSHIYAGLAILNPYAQKQVKYYAQAESELFKLMICENEAEFREKIYAARDFVFHESRKLLLLDDNIMKEFSLSDANHKQKPNSHLSLLSMVYAWYKMGVNPYDNLICQTPPFKLRLGIAEYLFKNEAMLEESIHTALYDKSIRGDDLEFHTAVHEWASIIGYGDINGYKAHFEAAKSFFANRLNDGRDLSAEMIKRLGK; encoded by the coding sequence ATGCAAATTGGAATTATTGGATTAGGCGACATGGGTAAATTGTATGCTTTATCTTTTGTAAATGCTGGTTATAAAGTATGTGGAGCCGATATGCCGTTGCGTTTTGCCGATTTAAAAGCTGAACTGGAACCAAATGGAATTGAAGTTTTGATAGATGGGCATGAAGTCGCCCGAAAATCTGATTTTATCATTTATTGTGTAGAAGCTGAAAAAATTGATGAGGTTGTTGCCAACTTTGCTCGTTCTACAAAATATGGTGCCATCGTATCCGGACAAACATCAGTTAAACATCCTGAAATTAAAGCTTTTGAAAAATATCTTCCTCTTGATACTCAAATTGTAACTTGTCATTCCTTACATGGGCCAGCATTTAGTCCCGAAGGGCAAACATTAGTAGTGGTGCGCCATCGTGCAAGCGACGAAATTTACCAACAAGCGCTAGAAGTTTATAAATCTTTAAAATCAAATATCATTGAGATGGATGATTTTAGGGAGCACGATCGGATTGTTGCAGATACGCAAGCTGTAACACATATGGGCTTCGAAAGTATGGGCTCTGCATGGAAAAATGCCGGTTTTTTTCCTTGGGATAATCCTGCATATTCAGGTGGAATTGATAATGTAAAAATCCTGACCACACTTAGAATTTTCAGTTACAAATCACACATTTATGCTGGTTTGGCAATTTTAAATCCTTATGCCCAGAAGCAGGTTAAATATTATGCTCAGGCAGAATCAGAATTATTTAAGCTGATGATATGTGAAAATGAAGCTGAATTCCGTGAAAAAATTTATGCGGCTAGGGATTTTGTTTTTCATGAAAGTCGTAAATTATTATTGTTGGATGATAACATTATGAAAGAATTTAGCCTTTCAGATGCCAATCATAAACAAAAGCCAAATTCACATTTAAGTTTGTTAAGTATGGTTTATGCCTGGTATAAAATGGGCGTAAATCCGTACGACAATTTAATTTGCCAAACGCCACCATTTAAATTACGATTAGGCATAGCAGAATATTTGTTTAAAAATGAAGCCATGTTAGAAGAATCAATTCATACGGCTTTATACGATAAATCTATCCGAGGTGATGATTTGGAGTTTCATACGGCGGTACATGAATGGGCTTCGATAATTGGTTATGGAGATATTAATGGATATAAAGCACATTTTGAGGCGGCAAAATCATTTTTTGCCAATCGATTAAATGATGGAAGGGATTTAAGCGCAGAAATGATTAAGCGATTGGGTAAATAA
- the dgt gene encoding dGTP triphosphohydrolase, whose translation MEWKYLLSNKRFGQESWTGDSDKARSDFQRDYDRLIFSSPFRRLQNKTQVFPLPGSVFVHNRLTHSLEVASVARSMANIFLNTLEEKNPEVIVEAPLIKEVGNIVAAAALAHDLGNPAFGHSGEAAISRYFTDGDGKVYQQEMDKSQWHDLINFEGNANAIRILTHPLKGKGNDAYALTYSTLASIAKYPCASIAGHQKGVLHRKKYGFFQSEEKSFIKIASELKMEQENAAYVIYKRHPLVYLVEAADDICYSIIDLEDAHRLKILSYEEVKSYLIPFANSKTIEERLKNDYEDDDAKIGLLRAKAINTLTNICAGIFYREQESLLKGNLNNSLTDLLPEPYISAWKAVEKVSVERIYNFSSVIQKEVAGYKIMAGLLEEFVPALIHNNTHYYKKLVKLIPKQYHTDLTDIYSRTQSVLDFVSGMTDLYAVDLYRNIKGISFPSET comes from the coding sequence ATGGAGTGGAAATATTTACTTTCGAATAAAAGATTTGGGCAGGAAAGCTGGACAGGTGATTCAGACAAAGCCCGATCTGATTTTCAAAGGGATTATGATCGATTAATTTTTTCATCACCGTTTAGGCGATTACAAAATAAAACACAAGTTTTCCCTTTACCAGGAAGCGTTTTTGTTCATAATCGTTTAACACATAGTTTGGAAGTTGCCAGCGTTGCTCGTTCTATGGCGAATATTTTTCTAAATACTTTAGAAGAAAAAAATCCTGAAGTGATAGTTGAGGCGCCGTTAATTAAAGAGGTTGGTAATATTGTTGCAGCAGCAGCATTAGCTCATGATTTAGGAAACCCAGCTTTTGGCCATTCAGGAGAAGCGGCAATATCCAGGTATTTTACCGATGGAGATGGAAAGGTTTATCAACAAGAAATGGATAAATCTCAATGGCATGATCTTATCAATTTTGAAGGAAATGCAAACGCCATTCGAATTTTAACACATCCATTAAAAGGTAAAGGAAACGATGCCTATGCTTTAACATATTCTACTTTGGCTTCAATTGCAAAATATCCTTGTGCTTCAATCGCGGGACACCAAAAAGGCGTCCTGCATCGAAAGAAGTATGGTTTTTTTCAATCCGAAGAAAAATCCTTTATCAAAATTGCTTCCGAACTTAAGATGGAGCAAGAAAATGCAGCGTATGTAATATATAAACGGCACCCACTTGTTTATTTAGTTGAGGCAGCTGATGATATTTGCTATAGTATTATTGATTTGGAGGATGCTCATCGTTTAAAAATCCTTTCTTATGAGGAAGTGAAGAGCTATCTAATTCCTTTTGCCAATTCTAAAACGATAGAAGAAAGGTTAAAAAATGATTACGAAGATGATGACGCCAAAATTGGATTGTTAAGGGCAAAGGCAATTAATACTTTAACCAACATTTGCGCAGGCATTTTTTACCGAGAACAAGAAAGCTTGCTTAAAGGGAATTTAAATAATAGTTTAACTGATTTATTGCCTGAGCCCTATATTTCTGCCTGGAAAGCAGTAGAAAAGGTATCAGTAGAAAGAATTTATAACTTTTCATCAGTGATACAAAAAGAAGTAGCAGGTTATAAAATAATGGCTGGACTTTTAGAAGAGTTTGTTCCTGCGTTAATTCATAACAACACGCATTATTATAAAAAGTTAGTCAAGTTAATTCCAAAACAATACCATACAGATTTGACTGATATTTACTCAAGAACCCAGAGCGTTTTAGATTTTGTATCTGGAATGACAGATTTATATGCTGTTGATTTGTATAGAAATATTAAGGGAATTTCCTTTCCGTCGGAGACTTAA
- a CDS encoding YtxH domain-containing protein has protein sequence MGLLKYAILGAAAVYGFKYATKKRTSDGKSLLDDLREKAPEFADKVKNYGEKVKQDYSQNTELY, from the coding sequence ATGGGATTATTAAAGTATGCCATTTTAGGCGCAGCAGCAGTTTATGGTTTTAAATATGCAACAAAAAAGAGAACTAGTGATGGTAAGTCATTGTTAGACGATTTACGCGAAAAAGCTCCAGAATTTGCCGATAAAGTAAAGAACTACGGCGAAAAAGTTAAACAAGACTACAGTCAAAATACCGAATTATACTGA